In Phaseolus vulgaris cultivar G19833 chromosome 10, P. vulgaris v2.0, whole genome shotgun sequence, a single genomic region encodes these proteins:
- the LOC137818647 gene encoding uncharacterized protein isoform X1 produces MFASVSNSSINILRHCALLRPRVLNLGFGSLLHRFGASAPMDNGRNNPFSSYAHASPSGRGKAFDMRNDREKTRGRGGGSGSGKDKIDALGRLLTRILRHMASELNLNMRNDGFVKVKDLLKLNMKTFANIPLRSHTVDDIKEAVRRDNKQRFSLMEEYGELLIRANQGHTVTTVETESLLKPILSAEEVPVCVHGTYRKNLESILGSGLKRMKRLHVHFSCGLPTDGEVISGMRRDVNVLIFIDVRKALEEGMKLYISDNKVILTEGFDGVVPPKFFEKIESWPARHPIPF; encoded by the exons ATGTTTGCTTCGGTGAGCAACAGCAGCATCAATATTTTACGCCACTGCGCTCTCCTCCGTCCACGTGTCCTCAATCTTGGATTTGGTTCTCTCCTGCACAGGTTCGGTGCCTCAGCTCCGATGGACAATGGCCGGAACAACCCCTTCTCCTCCTACGCTCACGCCTCTCCCAG TGGCCGTGGAAAGGCTTTTGATATGAGAAATGATAGAGAAAAAACAAGAGGGCGTGGTGGTGGGAGTGGCTCAGGAAAGGATAAAATTGACGCTCTTGGTAGGCTCTT GACTCGAATTTTGCGACATATGGCATCTGAATTGAATTTGAATATGCGGAATGATGGTTTTGTGAAAGTTAAAGATTTGTTAAAGCTGAATATGAAGACATTTGCTAATATTCCATTGAGATCGCACACTGTTGATGATATTAAGGAG GCTGTTCGAAGAGATAATAAGCAGCGGTTTAGCCTCATGGAAGAGTATGGGGAACTATTAATACGTGCAAATCAAGGCCACACAGTAACG ACTGTTGAAACTGAAAGCTTATTGAAGCCAATCCTTTCAGCTGAAGAAGTTCCAG TTTGTGTGCATGGAACCTACAGAAAGAACTTGGAATCAATTCTAGGATCTGGGCTGAAACGCATGAAAAGATTGCATGTTCATTTCTCTTGTGGTTTACCGACAGATGGAGAAGTAATTAGTG GTATGAGGCGAGATGTCAATGTTCTTATCTTTATTGACGTTAGAAAAGCATTGGAGG AAGGTATGAAGCTTTACATTTCGGACAACAAGGTGATCTTGACGGAAGGTTTTGATGGCGTGGTTCCACCCAAATTTTTTGAGAAGATAGAATCATGGCCTGCCAGACACCCTATTCCCTTTTGA
- the LOC137819089 gene encoding uncharacterized protein has translation MASLIPSSSFCSYLKVCTKPSNGRISASSFPRILCCQKHHHDVPTDQINRRELILRSSEIATIGAIFNLSGKKPDYLGVQKNPPALALCPATKNCVSTSENISDRTHYAPPWNYNPEGRKNPVSKEEAMEELIDVIESTTPDKFTPRIVERKEDYIRVEYQSSILGFVDDVEFWFPPNKGSTVEYRSASRLGNFDFDLNRKRIKALRQELEKKGWASEDTI, from the exons ATGGCTTCACTGATACCTTCAAGCTCTTTCTGTAGCTATCTCAAGGTTTGCACCAAACCCAGCAATGGTAGAATCAGTGCTTCCTCTTTTCCTCGCATTCTCTGCTGTCAGAAGCACCACCATGATGTTCCCACCGACCAAATCAACCGAAG AGAACTCATATTGAGAAGCAGTGAAATAGCGACCATTGGTGCCATCTTCAACCTCAG TGGAAAAAAACCAGATTATCTTGGAGTGCAGAAAAACCCACCAGCATTAGCTCTGTGTCCAGCAACAAAGAACTGTGTATCAACCTCTGAGAATATCAGTGATCGCACGCATTATGCTCCTCCTTG GAACTATAATCCTGAAGGCAGGAAAAATCCTGTGAGCAAAGAGGAAGCCATGGAGGAACTGATAGACGTG ATTGAATCAACAACACCAGACAAATTTACACCAAGGATAGTTGAAAGGAAAGAAGACTATATTCGTGTGGAGTATCAAAGCTCAATCTTGGGG TTTGTGGATGATGTTGAGTTCTGGTTTCCACCTAATAAGGGTTCTACTGTGGAGTATCGATCAGCATCTCGGCTGGGGAACTTTGATTTTGATCTGAATAGAAAAAGAATAAAG GCACTGCGACAAGAGCTGGAGAAGAAAGGATGGGCATCTGAAGACACAATTTGA
- the LOC137817302 gene encoding uncharacterized mitochondrial protein AtMg00810-like codes for MHQFDVKNVFLHGSLEKEVYMEIQPGYGATNEGNKDGKLTLLLVYVNDMIITSDDENEKQTLSERLTAQFEMKDLGKLKYFFGIEVAYSRQSIFISQRKYILDLLKETGIKRFTQDVYTGSLLNKSYIQFSTNH; via the exons atgcatcaatttgatgttaaaaatgtctttttgcatggaagcttggagaaagaagtatacatggagattcAACCTGGTTATGGTGCTACTAATGAAGGGAATAAG gatggtaaactcactctacttttggtctatgtaaatgatatgattattacaaGTGATGATGAGAATGAAAAACAAACTTTGAGTGAGAGACTGACTGCTCAATTTGAgatgaaggatcttgggaagctgaagtacttcTTTGGAATAGAGGTTGCTTACTCTAGACAGagcatctttatttctcaaaggaaatacatccttgatctcCTTAAAGAGACTG GGATAAAGAGATTTacacaagatgtttatactggttcacttttaaacaagagctacatccagttctcaacaaaccactga
- the LOC137818647 gene encoding uncharacterized protein isoform X2 produces MFASVSNSSINILRHCALLRPRVLNLGFGSLLHRFGASAPMDNGRNNPFSSYAHASPSGRGKAFDMRNDREKTRGRGGGSGSGKDKIDALGRLLTRILRHMASELNLNMRNDGFVKVKDLLKLNMKTFANIPLRSHTVDDIKETVETESLLKPILSAEEVPVCVHGTYRKNLESILGSGLKRMKRLHVHFSCGLPTDGEVISGMRRDVNVLIFIDVRKALEEGMKLYISDNKVILTEGFDGVVPPKFFEKIESWPARHPIPF; encoded by the exons ATGTTTGCTTCGGTGAGCAACAGCAGCATCAATATTTTACGCCACTGCGCTCTCCTCCGTCCACGTGTCCTCAATCTTGGATTTGGTTCTCTCCTGCACAGGTTCGGTGCCTCAGCTCCGATGGACAATGGCCGGAACAACCCCTTCTCCTCCTACGCTCACGCCTCTCCCAG TGGCCGTGGAAAGGCTTTTGATATGAGAAATGATAGAGAAAAAACAAGAGGGCGTGGTGGTGGGAGTGGCTCAGGAAAGGATAAAATTGACGCTCTTGGTAGGCTCTT GACTCGAATTTTGCGACATATGGCATCTGAATTGAATTTGAATATGCGGAATGATGGTTTTGTGAAAGTTAAAGATTTGTTAAAGCTGAATATGAAGACATTTGCTAATATTCCATTGAGATCGCACACTGTTGATGATATTAAGGAG ACTGTTGAAACTGAAAGCTTATTGAAGCCAATCCTTTCAGCTGAAGAAGTTCCAG TTTGTGTGCATGGAACCTACAGAAAGAACTTGGAATCAATTCTAGGATCTGGGCTGAAACGCATGAAAAGATTGCATGTTCATTTCTCTTGTGGTTTACCGACAGATGGAGAAGTAATTAGTG GTATGAGGCGAGATGTCAATGTTCTTATCTTTATTGACGTTAGAAAAGCATTGGAGG AAGGTATGAAGCTTTACATTTCGGACAACAAGGTGATCTTGACGGAAGGTTTTGATGGCGTGGTTCCACCCAAATTTTTTGAGAAGATAGAATCATGGCCTGCCAGACACCCTATTCCCTTTTGA
- the LOC137818647 gene encoding uncharacterized protein isoform X3, translating into MRNDREKTRGRGGGSGSGKDKIDALGRLLTRILRHMASELNLNMRNDGFVKVKDLLKLNMKTFANIPLRSHTVDDIKEAVRRDNKQRFSLMEEYGELLIRANQGHTVTTVETESLLKPILSAEEVPVCVHGTYRKNLESILGSGLKRMKRLHVHFSCGLPTDGEVISGMRRDVNVLIFIDVRKALEEGMKLYISDNKVILTEGFDGVVPPKFFEKIESWPARHPIPF; encoded by the exons ATGAGAAATGATAGAGAAAAAACAAGAGGGCGTGGTGGTGGGAGTGGCTCAGGAAAGGATAAAATTGACGCTCTTGGTAGGCTCTT GACTCGAATTTTGCGACATATGGCATCTGAATTGAATTTGAATATGCGGAATGATGGTTTTGTGAAAGTTAAAGATTTGTTAAAGCTGAATATGAAGACATTTGCTAATATTCCATTGAGATCGCACACTGTTGATGATATTAAGGAG GCTGTTCGAAGAGATAATAAGCAGCGGTTTAGCCTCATGGAAGAGTATGGGGAACTATTAATACGTGCAAATCAAGGCCACACAGTAACG ACTGTTGAAACTGAAAGCTTATTGAAGCCAATCCTTTCAGCTGAAGAAGTTCCAG TTTGTGTGCATGGAACCTACAGAAAGAACTTGGAATCAATTCTAGGATCTGGGCTGAAACGCATGAAAAGATTGCATGTTCATTTCTCTTGTGGTTTACCGACAGATGGAGAAGTAATTAGTG GTATGAGGCGAGATGTCAATGTTCTTATCTTTATTGACGTTAGAAAAGCATTGGAGG AAGGTATGAAGCTTTACATTTCGGACAACAAGGTGATCTTGACGGAAGGTTTTGATGGCGTGGTTCCACCCAAATTTTTTGAGAAGATAGAATCATGGCCTGCCAGACACCCTATTCCCTTTTGA
- the LOC137818750 gene encoding AT-hook motif nuclear-localized protein 7-like, with amino-acid sequence MEAREGISSGVTVIGAEAPSAYHVAPRSEAPNQVHVPDGGGGGGGIGGAAAIGVSPVSVGLDGTTKKKRGRPRKYGPDGSVTMALSPMPISSSAPSSNNFSSGKRGKMRGMEYKQSKKLGLDYLGDLNSCSDGTNFMPHIITVNAGEDITMKVISFSQQGPRAICILSANGVISNVTLRQPDSSGGTLTYEGRFEILSLSGSFMPTDNQGTRSRSGGMSVSLASPDGRVVGGGVAGLLVAASPVQVVVGSFLPSSQQEQKLKKPKSTDYAAAAAAVSPVIAVSPAPPPPPPPPTNAEKEDVNINLMGGAHVLQNSGTLNSNLSPPNAFRRDNWVNMHSMPDSRKSATDINISLPDC; translated from the exons ATGGAAGCCAGAGAAGGTATCAGTTCTGGGGTTACAGTGATAGGGGCAGAAGCTCCATCAGCTTATCATGTGGCTCCAAGAAGTGAAGCTCCAAACCAGGTTCATGTCCCTGATGGTGGTGGAGGCGGTGGCGGCATTGGTGGTGCTGCAGCTATTGGTGTCTCACCTGTGAGTGTGGGGTTGGATGGAACAACAAAGAAGAAACGGGGTAGACCAAGGAAATATGGGCCTGATGGGTCTGTCACTATGGCATTGTCTCCAATGCCAATCTCGTCTTCTGCACCGTCTTCTAATAATTTTTCATCCGGCAAGCGGGGGAAAATGCGGGGTATGGAGTATAAGCAGTCGAAAAAACTTGGTTTGGATTATCTAG GTGACTTGAATTCATGCTCTGATGGTACAAATTTTATGCCACACATCATCACTGTCAATGCTGGTGAG GACATTACAATGAAGGTGATATCCTTCTCTCAACAAGGGCCAAGAGCTATATGTATCTTATCTGCTAATGGTGTAATTTCAAATGTTACACTTCGACAGCCTGATTCTTCTGGGGGTACTTTAACTTATGAG GGTCGTTTTGAGATACTTTCCTTGTCTGGATCATTCATGCCTACTGACAACCAAGGTACAAGAAGCAGGTCTGGTGGAATGTCGGTCTCGTTGGCTAGCCCTGATGGCCGAGTTGTCGGTGGTGGAGTTGCCGGTCTTCTTGTAGCTGCTAGCCCTGTGCAG GTGGTGGTGGGAAGCTTTTTACCAAGCAGCCAGCAAGAACAGAAACTAAAGAAGCCCAAGTCTACTGATTATGCAGCAGCAGCAGCCGCTGTTTCTCCAGTTATTGCAGTATCTCCTGCACCACCACCTCCACCACCACCTccaaccaatgctgaaaaagAGGATGTGAATATTAATCTAATGGGTGGAGCACATGTGCTGCAAAATTCTGGAACTCTTAACTCTAACCTCAGCCCTCCCAATGCCTTTAGAAGAGACAACTGGGTCAACATGCACTCTATGCCAGACTCAAGAAAGTCAGCTACTGATATTAACATATCTTTGCCTGATTGTTAA